In Chryseobacterium gleum, a single genomic region encodes these proteins:
- a CDS encoding TonB-dependent receptor plug domain-containing protein, with amino-acid sequence MKKLTASLLVLVLTSSMAIVSAQEKKDTIKAKEIEGVVVTALGIKREKKSLGYASQEIKGSALTDGTTNTGNIAAQLSGKVAGLNVTTNNNFGGSSNLLIRGVKTLGGGNPLIVIDGSPVNNASTREIQLTMGMPFLISTRKILNP; translated from the coding sequence ATGAAGAAACTAACAGCAAGTCTTCTTGTTTTAGTATTGACTTCCTCTATGGCTATAGTAAGTGCCCAGGAGAAGAAAGATACAATTAAAGCAAAAGAAATTGAAGGAGTGGTAGTAACTGCACTGGGTATTAAAAGAGAAAAAAAATCTTTGGGGTATGCATCGCAGGAAATTAAAGGAAGTGCGCTTACAGATGGAACAACGAATACCGGAAATATTGCAGCGCAATTATCTGGTAAAGTCGCTGGACTTAATGTTACTACAAATAACAACTTTGGAGGATCTTCCAACCTTTTAATTAGAGGAGTTAAGACACTGGGAGGAGGTAATCCTTTAATTGTTATCGATGGATCACCTGTTAATAATGCCAGTACTCGGGAAATTCAATTGACTATGGGAATGCCCTTTCTGATATCAACCAGGAAGATATTGAATCCATAA
- a CDS encoding outer membrane beta-barrel protein translates to MIDNISVTGKVSYDRSNLMAETRLAVGSLPQAFGQSNNSIGSGYGRRDILQTETNYDLMVNYKFDITDNINLSGVVGGNIRRNYYNSIYASTEGGLIVPGIYALSNSKKAPLAPDENQFTTQTNSGYVTASFDFFKKFYIDGTWRVDQSSTLPAGNNVYNYPSVTGSVIMSEILNTKSWMNFWKLRANYAEVGGTADPYQLANNYRSSGILSGVGIYNSILNQPNPNLKPQRSKEFEIGTEAHFLKDRITVDFAYYKTKTIDQIISLPISSGAGFTAKIINAGRIDNTGYEVQLGLVPVKLKDFTWNIDVNWSKNKNEVVSLYPGITNLLLNSFQGGVSLNARVGESWGTLVGADYTYLNGEKVIDPKTGKYLQNPNQVIGNTTPDWIGGIRNSFSYKGFSLSFLIDMRKGGDIFSTDMYYGLSSGLYKETAEGDFRDKPIIVPGVLPDGTPNNIAISQLDNSGSTGYKTQPAREFVYDGSFIKLREASIGYMLPKSLLAGTKIYDAKISIVGRNLWIIHKNLPYADPEAMVGGGLNSYGWSIGSMPTTRDLGINVTFKF, encoded by the coding sequence GTGATTGATAACATTTCTGTTACCGGAAAAGTTTCTTATGACAGATCAAATCTTATGGCGGAAACGAGATTGGCTGTTGGATCTTTACCTCAGGCTTTTGGACAGTCAAATAACTCTATTGGTTCCGGATATGGAAGACGTGATATACTACAGACCGAGACCAATTATGACTTAATGGTGAATTATAAATTTGATATCACAGATAATATTAACCTTTCCGGAGTTGTAGGAGGAAATATACGTCGAAATTATTATAATTCAATCTATGCTTCTACAGAGGGAGGATTGATAGTACCTGGAATTTATGCTTTATCCAATTCTAAAAAAGCACCTTTGGCACCAGATGAAAATCAGTTTACAACCCAAACAAACTCAGGGTATGTTACCGCTTCATTTGATTTCTTTAAAAAATTCTATATAGATGGAACCTGGAGAGTAGACCAAAGTTCAACATTACCTGCAGGAAATAATGTGTATAACTATCCTTCTGTAACTGGTTCAGTTATTATGTCCGAAATCTTAAATACTAAGAGCTGGATGAATTTCTGGAAGCTGAGAGCAAATTATGCAGAGGTTGGAGGAACAGCAGATCCTTACCAACTGGCTAATAATTACAGATCTTCGGGGATTTTATCTGGTGTAGGAATATATAATTCAATTTTAAATCAGCCAAACCCTAATTTAAAACCACAGAGATCTAAAGAGTTTGAAATAGGAACTGAAGCTCATTTCTTAAAAGATAGAATAACGGTCGATTTTGCTTATTATAAAACCAAAACAATTGATCAGATTATTTCTCTTCCTATTTCTTCCGGTGCCGGATTTACTGCTAAAATAATTAATGCAGGTAGAATTGATAATACTGGCTACGAAGTACAACTGGGATTGGTACCTGTAAAATTAAAAGATTTCACATGGAATATCGATGTTAACTGGTCAAAAAATAAAAATGAGGTAGTTAGCCTGTATCCTGGAATCACCAACCTTTTATTGAATAGTTTTCAGGGAGGTGTCTCTTTAAATGCCAGAGTAGGAGAATCCTGGGGAACGCTAGTAGGTGCTGATTACACGTATTTAAATGGCGAAAAAGTAATTGATCCGAAAACCGGGAAATATTTACAAAATCCAAATCAGGTGATAGGTAATACTACTCCGGATTGGATTGGCGGTATCAGAAATAGCTTTAGTTATAAAGGCTTCTCTTTAAGTTTCTTAATTGATATGCGTAAGGGGGGTGATATATTCTCAACAGATATGTATTATGGATTGTCATCCGGTCTGTATAAAGAAACTGCTGAAGGAGACTTCAGAGATAAACCTATTATTGTACCTGGTGTTCTTCCTGATGGAACTCCAAATAATATTGCAATATCACAGCTTGATAACAGTGGTTCTACCGGATACAAAACACAACCTGCACGCGAATTTGTTTATGATGGATCTTTTATTAAGCTAAGAGAGGCAAGTATTGGCTATATGCTTCCAAAATCTTTATTGGCAGGTACAAAGATTTATGATGCTAAGATTTCAATTGTAGGGAGAAATCTCTGGATAATTCATAAAAATTTACCATATGCTGATCCTGAAGCCATGGTAGGAGGAGGGCTTAACTCTTACGGATGGTCAATAGGTTCAATGCCTACGACAAGAGATCTGGGTATTAATGTTACATTTAAATTCTAA
- a CDS encoding SusD/RagB family nutrient-binding outer membrane lipoprotein yields the protein MKNIIKISLVSACIGLALSSCQSDLTSLNDDPKHPSVLPSDNLLATALYQSSYYMDNPSVNFNNYRFFTQQWAETQYPDETQYNLVTRNQPRNHFNRMYVYSINNLKQAKVNLMNEVETDDIRTNKLATLEIEEIFIWENIVDTYGDVPYSEAFKPDEILTPKYDDAKTIYLDLIKRIDAVTATIKPAAAGYSDLVYGGNMTKWKKFANSIKLRLGMNLADVDPALSKTTVESAIASGVISSDDDAYKFKYDGNTFSNPVFDNLVASNRNDFLPSELVINTMSTLSDPRMDVWFTKVEGVYKGGVFGELNDPYTKFSQLSSYFRSATTASNLFSYAEVAFLKAEAAARGYSAGGTAVDLYAAAVKESMRENGISDATADAYVLAHPYNPANWKQSIGVQAWIAMFNKGFASWNFTRRLDYPILVNPPKSNLSSVPYRMPYSDQEYVLNGANVKAAGDKIGGDKATTKLFWDKN from the coding sequence ATGAAAAATATTATAAAAATAAGTTTGGTGTCTGCATGTATTGGATTAGCTTTAAGTTCATGTCAAAGTGATTTAACTTCTCTGAATGATGACCCTAAACATCCGTCGGTTCTTCCATCTGATAACTTACTGGCTACTGCATTATATCAGTCATCTTATTATATGGATAACCCTAGTGTAAATTTCAATAATTACAGATTCTTTACACAACAATGGGCAGAAACACAGTATCCGGACGAAACTCAATATAATTTGGTAACCCGTAATCAGCCTCGTAATCATTTTAACAGAATGTATGTTTACAGTATTAACAATCTGAAACAAGCAAAGGTGAATCTGATGAATGAGGTAGAGACGGATGACATACGCACCAACAAATTGGCAACCTTAGAAATTGAAGAAATTTTTATTTGGGAAAATATTGTGGATACTTATGGGGATGTTCCTTATTCTGAAGCTTTCAAACCTGATGAGATTTTAACTCCTAAATATGATGATGCTAAGACTATTTATCTTGACTTGATCAAAAGAATCGATGCTGTTACTGCTACTATAAAACCTGCAGCGGCAGGTTATAGTGATTTGGTTTACGGAGGTAATATGACTAAATGGAAGAAGTTTGCAAATTCTATTAAATTAAGATTAGGAATGAATTTAGCAGATGTTGATCCTGCATTGTCAAAAACCACCGTTGAATCTGCAATTGCCAGTGGTGTTATTTCTTCTGACGATGACGCTTACAAATTTAAATATGATGGAAATACTTTTTCCAATCCGGTATTTGATAATTTAGTAGCCTCAAATAGGAATGATTTCTTACCTAGTGAATTAGTAATTAATACTATGAGCACCCTTTCTGACCCAAGAATGGATGTTTGGTTTACCAAAGTAGAAGGAGTATATAAGGGAGGAGTCTTTGGAGAATTAAATGATCCATATACTAAATTCTCTCAATTAAGTTCTTATTTCAGAAGTGCTACTACAGCATCCAATCTTTTTAGTTATGCGGAAGTAGCCTTCTTAAAAGCAGAGGCTGCTGCAAGAGGTTATTCAGCAGGAGGTACAGCTGTGGATCTTTATGCTGCAGCTGTAAAGGAATCTATGAGAGAGAATGGAATAAGCGATGCCACTGCAGATGCATATGTGCTTGCACACCCTTATAATCCGGCAAACTGGAAGCAGTCTATAGGTGTCCAAGCTTGGATTGCTATGTTTAATAAAGGTTTTGCTAGCTGGAACTTTACAAGACGTTTAGATTATCCTATTCTTGTGAATCCTCCAAAATCTAATTTATCTTCAGTGCCTTACAGAATGCCATATTCTGATCAGGAGTATGTCCTAAACGGAGCTAATGTAAAAGCCGCTGGTGATAAAATTGGTGGAGATAAGGCTACAACAAAGCTTTTCTGGGATAAGAATTAA